A section of the Phaseolus vulgaris cultivar G19833 chromosome 8, P. vulgaris v2.0, whole genome shotgun sequence genome encodes:
- the LOC137823706 gene encoding U-box domain-containing protein 33 isoform X5 has translation MAVVSPVPATSQRMGSVRSPSDASGEILEEPNPGVVDQPIYVAVTKEVKESKLNLIWAIQHSGGKRICILYVHVRATMIPLLGGKFPANALREEQVQAYWEEEKQGMHRTLDEYLQICRRMGVQEEKLHIEMDSIEKGIVELVSQHDIRKLVMGAASDKYYNRKMMDLRSKKAIYVCKQAPASCHIQFICKGHLIHTRDQSLNEGNVEVASPLVQQVPNSVRTFRSQSVTLGQDRRANLTNHALEFLRRVRSVSDGHGASFPAVSSPEETEGFSTPRDRMGTEVSSDESDRLSRMSPSGLSMCSDSAVELATPRLITERSENALELTLSQLVIEDLHHSSPPSTVDSGIDDTIYDQLQQAMAEAEDASLTAYKETVRRRNAEKEAIEAIRKAKASESLYREELNLRKLAEEELRKEKEDLENAKSLRDKVREELHLALDQKASLESQIASSELIIKELEQKIVSAVDLLQSYKNEREELQIQRDNALREAEDLRKKQGEASSSHVPQFFSEFSFSEIKEATNNFNPSLKIGQGGYGSIFKGVLSYTEVAIKMLHSDSMQGPLEFQQEVDVLSKLRHPNLITLIGACPDAWALVYEYLPNGSLEDRLACKDNTPPLSWQTRIRVATELCSALIFLHSSKPHSIVHGDLKPSNILLDANLISKLSDFGICRILSNYESSSRNSTQFWKTDPKGTFVYMDPAFLASGELTPKSDVYSFGIILLRLLTGRPALGITKEVKYALDTGKLKSLLDPLAGDWPFVQAEQLARLALRCCDMNRKSRPDLYSDVWRILDAMRVSSGGTNSFGLSSEGLSQHPSYFICPIFQEVMRDPHVAADGFTYEAEAIRGWLDGGNDNSPMTNSKLAHHNLVPNRALRSAIQDWLQNH, from the exons ATGGCGGTGGTGAGTCCCGTGCCTGCAACATCACAAAGGATGGGTTCTGTGAGGTCACCTTCTGATGCTAGTGGGGAAATTTTGGAGGAGCCTAATCCAGGTGTGGTTGATCAGCCAATCTATGTTGCTGTGACAAAAGAAGTGAAGGAGAGCAAATTAAATCTGATATGGGCAATACAACACTCTGGAGGAAAGAGGATTTGCATTCTTTATGTTCATGTTCGTGCAACAATGATCCCCCTAC TGGGAGGTAAATTCCCCGCAAATGCACTAAGAGAGGAGCAGGTTCAAGCATACTGGGAAGAGGAAAAGCAAGGCATGCATAGGACTCTAGACGAATATCTTCAAATCTGTCGACGGATGGGG gtgcaagaagaaaaactGCACATTGAAATGGATAGCATTGAAAAAGGAATTGTAGAACTTGTCTCTCAGCATGACATCCGAAAGCTTGTAATGGGAGCAGCATCAGATAAGTACTATAATAG GAAAATGATGGACCTTAGGTCTAAGAAAGCCATCTATGTGTGTAAACAAGCTCCAGCTTCTTGTCACATACAGTTTATCTGCAAAGGGCACCTTATACACACAAG GGATCAGAGTTTGAATGAAGGTAATGTAGAGGTTGCATCTCCTTTGGTGCAGCAAGTGCCAAACTCTGTGAGAACTTTCAGATCACAGTCTGTTACACTGGGGCAAGATCGCCGAGCAAATCTAACCAATCATGCACTAGAATTTTTACGCAGAGTAAGGTCTGTCAGTGATGGACATGGAGCAAGCTTTCCGGCTGTTTCTTCTCCAGAAGAAACTGAAGGGTTTTCAACTCCACGTGACAGGATGGGTACAGAAGTAAGTTCTGATGAATCAGATAGGCTGTCAAGGATGAGTCCTTCTGGCTTGTCAATGTGCTCTGATAGTGCAGTTGAGCTAGCTACCCCAAGATTGATTACTGAAAGGAGTGAGAATGCATTAGAGTTGACTTTGAGTCAGCTGGTCATAGAGGATCTTCATCATTCATCTCCTCCTAGTACAGTG GACAGTGGAATAGATGATACTATCTATGACCAGCTTCAACAGGCTATGGCTGAGGCTGAGGATGCTTCGCTAACTGCGTATAAAGAAACTGTAAGGCGTAGGAATGCTGAAAAAGAAGCCATTGAAGCTATACGCAAG GCTAAAGCTTCTGAAAGCTTATATAGAGAGGAGTTGAACCTGAGGAAATTGGCAGAGGAAGAACTtaggaaagaaaaagaagatctTGAGAATGCAAAGAGCCTGAGAGACAAAGTTAGGGAAGAACTCCACCTCGCCCTTGATCAGAAGGCGTCTCTGGAGAGTCAGATTGCATCATCTGAACTTATTATAAAGGAGCTGGAGCAGAAGATTGTATCTGCTGTGGATCTGTTACAGAGCTACAAGAATGAACGAGAGGAATTGCAGATTCAGCGTGATAATGCATTGAGAGAGGCTGAAGATTTGAGAAAAAAGCAAGGAGAGGCCTCAAGCTCCCATGTCCCTCAATTTTTCTCAGAATTCTCTTTTTCAGAGATTAAAGAAGCAACAAATAACTTCAATCCATCCTTAAAAATTGGACAAGGTGGATATGGAAGTATATTTAAAGGTGTCTTGAGTTACACTGAGGTGGCTATAAAAATGTTGCACTCTGACAGCATGCAAGGACCCTTGGAGTTTCAACAGGAG GTTGATGTGTTGAGCAAGCTAAGGCATCCCAATCTTATCACACTCATTGGAGCCTGCCCAGATGCATGGGCTCTTGTCTATGAGTATTTACCCAATGGAAGCCTTGAAGATCGCCTTGCCTGCAAGGATAATACCCCTCCATTATCATGGCAAACTCGAATTCGCGTTGCCACTGAACTATGCTCTGCCCTCATCTTTCTCCATTCCAGTAAACCTCACAGCATAGTGCATGGTGACTTGAAACCCTCCAACATTCTGCTTGATGCAAACCTTATTAGCAAGCTTAGTGACTTTGGAATATGTCGTATATTATCAAACTATGAAAGTTCCAGTAGAAATTCTACACAGTTTTGGAAAACTGACCCAAAAGGAACATTTGTCTACATGGATCCTGCATTTCTTGCCTCAGGGGAACTTACTCCGAAGTCAGATGTTTATTCGTTTGGAATCATATTGTTGAGATTGTTGACTGGGAGACCAGCCTTGGGAATAACAAAGGAAGTGAAATATGCATTAGACACTGGAAAGTTGAAATCCCTATTGGATCCTTTGGCTGGAGACTGGCCATTTGTGCAGGCTGAACAATTGGCTCGCCTGGCTTTGAGATGTTGCGATATGAACCGAAAGAGCCGGCCAGATCTTTATTCTGATGTCTGGAGGATACTTGATGCAATGAGGGTTTCTTCTGGAGGCACAAACTCCTTTGGACTAAGTTCTGAAGGACTTTCACAACATCCATCATATTTTATTTGCCCAATCTTCCAG GAAGTCATGCGAGATCCACATGTAGCTGCAGATGGTTTTACTTATGAAGCTGAGGCTATACGAGGATGGCTTGATGGTGGTAATGACAACTCACCAATGACTAATAGTAAGCTTGCACATCACAATCTTGTTCCCAATCGCGCTCTTCGCTCTGCAATCCAGGATTGGCTTCAAAACCACTGA
- the LOC137823706 gene encoding U-box domain-containing protein 33 isoform X4: protein MAVVSPVPATSQRMGSVRSPSDASGEILEEPNPGVVDQPIYVAVTKEVKESKLNLIWAIQHSGGKRICILYVHVRATMIPLLGGKFPANALREEQVQAYWEEEKQGMHRTLDEYLQICRRMGVQEEKLHIEMDSIEKGIVELVSQHDIRKLVMGAASDKYYNRKMMDLRSKKAIYVCKQAPASCHIQFICKGHLIHTRDQSLNEGNVEVASPLVQQVPNSVRTFRSQSVTLGQDRRANLTNHALEFLRRVRSVSDGHGASFPAVSSPEETEGFSTPRDRMGTEVSSDESDRLSRMSPSGLSMCSDSAVELATPRLITERSENALELTLSQLVIEDLHHSSPPSTVQDSGIDDTIYDQLQQAMAEAEDASLTAYKETVRRRNAEKEAIEAIRKAKASESLYREELNLRKLAEEELRKEKEDLENAKSLRDKVREELHLALDQKASLESQIASSELIIKELEQKIVSAVDLLQSYKNEREELQIQRDNALREAEDLRKKQGEASSSHVPQFFSEFSFSEIKEATNNFNPSLKIGQGGYGSIFKGVLSYTEVAIKMLHSDSMQGPLEFQQEVDVLSKLRHPNLITLIGACPDAWALVYEYLPNGSLEDRLACKDNTPPLSWQTRIRVATELCSALIFLHSSKPHSIVHGDLKPSNILLDANLISKLSDFGICRILSNYESSSRNSTQFWKTDPKGTFVYMDPAFLASGELTPKSDVYSFGIILLRLLTGRPALGITKEVKYALDTGKLKSLLDPLAGDWPFVQAEQLARLALRCCDMNRKSRPDLYSDVWRILDAMRVSSGGTNSFGLSSEGLSQHPSYFICPIFQEVMRDPHVAADGFTYEAEAIRGWLDGGNDNSPMTNSKLAHHNLVPNRALRSAIQDWLQNH, encoded by the exons ATGGCGGTGGTGAGTCCCGTGCCTGCAACATCACAAAGGATGGGTTCTGTGAGGTCACCTTCTGATGCTAGTGGGGAAATTTTGGAGGAGCCTAATCCAGGTGTGGTTGATCAGCCAATCTATGTTGCTGTGACAAAAGAAGTGAAGGAGAGCAAATTAAATCTGATATGGGCAATACAACACTCTGGAGGAAAGAGGATTTGCATTCTTTATGTTCATGTTCGTGCAACAATGATCCCCCTAC TGGGAGGTAAATTCCCCGCAAATGCACTAAGAGAGGAGCAGGTTCAAGCATACTGGGAAGAGGAAAAGCAAGGCATGCATAGGACTCTAGACGAATATCTTCAAATCTGTCGACGGATGGGG gtgcaagaagaaaaactGCACATTGAAATGGATAGCATTGAAAAAGGAATTGTAGAACTTGTCTCTCAGCATGACATCCGAAAGCTTGTAATGGGAGCAGCATCAGATAAGTACTATAATAG GAAAATGATGGACCTTAGGTCTAAGAAAGCCATCTATGTGTGTAAACAAGCTCCAGCTTCTTGTCACATACAGTTTATCTGCAAAGGGCACCTTATACACACAAG GGATCAGAGTTTGAATGAAGGTAATGTAGAGGTTGCATCTCCTTTGGTGCAGCAAGTGCCAAACTCTGTGAGAACTTTCAGATCACAGTCTGTTACACTGGGGCAAGATCGCCGAGCAAATCTAACCAATCATGCACTAGAATTTTTACGCAGAGTAAGGTCTGTCAGTGATGGACATGGAGCAAGCTTTCCGGCTGTTTCTTCTCCAGAAGAAACTGAAGGGTTTTCAACTCCACGTGACAGGATGGGTACAGAAGTAAGTTCTGATGAATCAGATAGGCTGTCAAGGATGAGTCCTTCTGGCTTGTCAATGTGCTCTGATAGTGCAGTTGAGCTAGCTACCCCAAGATTGATTACTGAAAGGAGTGAGAATGCATTAGAGTTGACTTTGAGTCAGCTGGTCATAGAGGATCTTCATCATTCATCTCCTCCTAGTACAGTG CAGGACAGTGGAATAGATGATACTATCTATGACCAGCTTCAACAGGCTATGGCTGAGGCTGAGGATGCTTCGCTAACTGCGTATAAAGAAACTGTAAGGCGTAGGAATGCTGAAAAAGAAGCCATTGAAGCTATACGCAAG GCTAAAGCTTCTGAAAGCTTATATAGAGAGGAGTTGAACCTGAGGAAATTGGCAGAGGAAGAACTtaggaaagaaaaagaagatctTGAGAATGCAAAGAGCCTGAGAGACAAAGTTAGGGAAGAACTCCACCTCGCCCTTGATCAGAAGGCGTCTCTGGAGAGTCAGATTGCATCATCTGAACTTATTATAAAGGAGCTGGAGCAGAAGATTGTATCTGCTGTGGATCTGTTACAGAGCTACAAGAATGAACGAGAGGAATTGCAGATTCAGCGTGATAATGCATTGAGAGAGGCTGAAGATTTGAGAAAAAAGCAAGGAGAGGCCTCAAGCTCCCATGTCCCTCAATTTTTCTCAGAATTCTCTTTTTCAGAGATTAAAGAAGCAACAAATAACTTCAATCCATCCTTAAAAATTGGACAAGGTGGATATGGAAGTATATTTAAAGGTGTCTTGAGTTACACTGAGGTGGCTATAAAAATGTTGCACTCTGACAGCATGCAAGGACCCTTGGAGTTTCAACAGGAG GTTGATGTGTTGAGCAAGCTAAGGCATCCCAATCTTATCACACTCATTGGAGCCTGCCCAGATGCATGGGCTCTTGTCTATGAGTATTTACCCAATGGAAGCCTTGAAGATCGCCTTGCCTGCAAGGATAATACCCCTCCATTATCATGGCAAACTCGAATTCGCGTTGCCACTGAACTATGCTCTGCCCTCATCTTTCTCCATTCCAGTAAACCTCACAGCATAGTGCATGGTGACTTGAAACCCTCCAACATTCTGCTTGATGCAAACCTTATTAGCAAGCTTAGTGACTTTGGAATATGTCGTATATTATCAAACTATGAAAGTTCCAGTAGAAATTCTACACAGTTTTGGAAAACTGACCCAAAAGGAACATTTGTCTACATGGATCCTGCATTTCTTGCCTCAGGGGAACTTACTCCGAAGTCAGATGTTTATTCGTTTGGAATCATATTGTTGAGATTGTTGACTGGGAGACCAGCCTTGGGAATAACAAAGGAAGTGAAATATGCATTAGACACTGGAAAGTTGAAATCCCTATTGGATCCTTTGGCTGGAGACTGGCCATTTGTGCAGGCTGAACAATTGGCTCGCCTGGCTTTGAGATGTTGCGATATGAACCGAAAGAGCCGGCCAGATCTTTATTCTGATGTCTGGAGGATACTTGATGCAATGAGGGTTTCTTCTGGAGGCACAAACTCCTTTGGACTAAGTTCTGAAGGACTTTCACAACATCCATCATATTTTATTTGCCCAATCTTCCAG GAAGTCATGCGAGATCCACATGTAGCTGCAGATGGTTTTACTTATGAAGCTGAGGCTATACGAGGATGGCTTGATGGTGGTAATGACAACTCACCAATGACTAATAGTAAGCTTGCACATCACAATCTTGTTCCCAATCGCGCTCTTCGCTCTGCAATCCAGGATTGGCTTCAAAACCACTGA
- the LOC137823706 gene encoding U-box domain-containing protein 33 isoform X1: MVCLSHNNEFVSAFLSMAVVSPVPATSQRMGSVRSPSDASGEILEEPNPGVVDQPIYVAVTKEVKESKLNLIWAIQHSGGKRICILYVHVRATMIPLLGGKFPANALREEQVQAYWEEEKQGMHRTLDEYLQICRRMGVQEEKLHIEMDSIEKGIVELVSQHDIRKLVMGAASDKYYNRKMMDLRSKKAIYVCKQAPASCHIQFICKGHLIHTRDQSLNEGNVEVASPLVQQVPNSVRTFRSQSVTLGQDRRANLTNHALEFLRRVRSVSDGHGASFPAVSSPEETEGFSTPRDRMGTEVSSDESDRLSRMSPSGLSMCSDSAVELATPRLITERSENALELTLSQLVIEDLHHSSPPSTVQDSGIDDTIYDQLQQAMAEAEDASLTAYKETVRRRNAEKEAIEAIRKAKASESLYREELNLRKLAEEELRKEKEDLENAKSLRDKVREELHLALDQKASLESQIASSELIIKELEQKIVSAVDLLQSYKNEREELQIQRDNALREAEDLRKKQGEASSSHVPQFFSEFSFSEIKEATNNFNPSLKIGQGGYGSIFKGVLSYTEVAIKMLHSDSMQGPLEFQQEVDVLSKLRHPNLITLIGACPDAWALVYEYLPNGSLEDRLACKDNTPPLSWQTRIRVATELCSALIFLHSSKPHSIVHGDLKPSNILLDANLISKLSDFGICRILSNYESSSRNSTQFWKTDPKGTFVYMDPAFLASGELTPKSDVYSFGIILLRLLTGRPALGITKEVKYALDTGKLKSLLDPLAGDWPFVQAEQLARLALRCCDMNRKSRPDLYSDVWRILDAMRVSSGGTNSFGLSSEGLSQHPSYFICPIFQEVMRDPHVAADGFTYEAEAIRGWLDGGNDNSPMTNSKLAHHNLVPNRALRSAIQDWLQNH, encoded by the exons ATGGTTTGCCTTTCCCACAACAATGAGTTTGT TAGTGCATTTCTTAGCATGGCGGTGGTGAGTCCCGTGCCTGCAACATCACAAAGGATGGGTTCTGTGAGGTCACCTTCTGATGCTAGTGGGGAAATTTTGGAGGAGCCTAATCCAGGTGTGGTTGATCAGCCAATCTATGTTGCTGTGACAAAAGAAGTGAAGGAGAGCAAATTAAATCTGATATGGGCAATACAACACTCTGGAGGAAAGAGGATTTGCATTCTTTATGTTCATGTTCGTGCAACAATGATCCCCCTAC TGGGAGGTAAATTCCCCGCAAATGCACTAAGAGAGGAGCAGGTTCAAGCATACTGGGAAGAGGAAAAGCAAGGCATGCATAGGACTCTAGACGAATATCTTCAAATCTGTCGACGGATGGGG gtgcaagaagaaaaactGCACATTGAAATGGATAGCATTGAAAAAGGAATTGTAGAACTTGTCTCTCAGCATGACATCCGAAAGCTTGTAATGGGAGCAGCATCAGATAAGTACTATAATAG GAAAATGATGGACCTTAGGTCTAAGAAAGCCATCTATGTGTGTAAACAAGCTCCAGCTTCTTGTCACATACAGTTTATCTGCAAAGGGCACCTTATACACACAAG GGATCAGAGTTTGAATGAAGGTAATGTAGAGGTTGCATCTCCTTTGGTGCAGCAAGTGCCAAACTCTGTGAGAACTTTCAGATCACAGTCTGTTACACTGGGGCAAGATCGCCGAGCAAATCTAACCAATCATGCACTAGAATTTTTACGCAGAGTAAGGTCTGTCAGTGATGGACATGGAGCAAGCTTTCCGGCTGTTTCTTCTCCAGAAGAAACTGAAGGGTTTTCAACTCCACGTGACAGGATGGGTACAGAAGTAAGTTCTGATGAATCAGATAGGCTGTCAAGGATGAGTCCTTCTGGCTTGTCAATGTGCTCTGATAGTGCAGTTGAGCTAGCTACCCCAAGATTGATTACTGAAAGGAGTGAGAATGCATTAGAGTTGACTTTGAGTCAGCTGGTCATAGAGGATCTTCATCATTCATCTCCTCCTAGTACAGTG CAGGACAGTGGAATAGATGATACTATCTATGACCAGCTTCAACAGGCTATGGCTGAGGCTGAGGATGCTTCGCTAACTGCGTATAAAGAAACTGTAAGGCGTAGGAATGCTGAAAAAGAAGCCATTGAAGCTATACGCAAG GCTAAAGCTTCTGAAAGCTTATATAGAGAGGAGTTGAACCTGAGGAAATTGGCAGAGGAAGAACTtaggaaagaaaaagaagatctTGAGAATGCAAAGAGCCTGAGAGACAAAGTTAGGGAAGAACTCCACCTCGCCCTTGATCAGAAGGCGTCTCTGGAGAGTCAGATTGCATCATCTGAACTTATTATAAAGGAGCTGGAGCAGAAGATTGTATCTGCTGTGGATCTGTTACAGAGCTACAAGAATGAACGAGAGGAATTGCAGATTCAGCGTGATAATGCATTGAGAGAGGCTGAAGATTTGAGAAAAAAGCAAGGAGAGGCCTCAAGCTCCCATGTCCCTCAATTTTTCTCAGAATTCTCTTTTTCAGAGATTAAAGAAGCAACAAATAACTTCAATCCATCCTTAAAAATTGGACAAGGTGGATATGGAAGTATATTTAAAGGTGTCTTGAGTTACACTGAGGTGGCTATAAAAATGTTGCACTCTGACAGCATGCAAGGACCCTTGGAGTTTCAACAGGAG GTTGATGTGTTGAGCAAGCTAAGGCATCCCAATCTTATCACACTCATTGGAGCCTGCCCAGATGCATGGGCTCTTGTCTATGAGTATTTACCCAATGGAAGCCTTGAAGATCGCCTTGCCTGCAAGGATAATACCCCTCCATTATCATGGCAAACTCGAATTCGCGTTGCCACTGAACTATGCTCTGCCCTCATCTTTCTCCATTCCAGTAAACCTCACAGCATAGTGCATGGTGACTTGAAACCCTCCAACATTCTGCTTGATGCAAACCTTATTAGCAAGCTTAGTGACTTTGGAATATGTCGTATATTATCAAACTATGAAAGTTCCAGTAGAAATTCTACACAGTTTTGGAAAACTGACCCAAAAGGAACATTTGTCTACATGGATCCTGCATTTCTTGCCTCAGGGGAACTTACTCCGAAGTCAGATGTTTATTCGTTTGGAATCATATTGTTGAGATTGTTGACTGGGAGACCAGCCTTGGGAATAACAAAGGAAGTGAAATATGCATTAGACACTGGAAAGTTGAAATCCCTATTGGATCCTTTGGCTGGAGACTGGCCATTTGTGCAGGCTGAACAATTGGCTCGCCTGGCTTTGAGATGTTGCGATATGAACCGAAAGAGCCGGCCAGATCTTTATTCTGATGTCTGGAGGATACTTGATGCAATGAGGGTTTCTTCTGGAGGCACAAACTCCTTTGGACTAAGTTCTGAAGGACTTTCACAACATCCATCATATTTTATTTGCCCAATCTTCCAG GAAGTCATGCGAGATCCACATGTAGCTGCAGATGGTTTTACTTATGAAGCTGAGGCTATACGAGGATGGCTTGATGGTGGTAATGACAACTCACCAATGACTAATAGTAAGCTTGCACATCACAATCTTGTTCCCAATCGCGCTCTTCGCTCTGCAATCCAGGATTGGCTTCAAAACCACTGA
- the LOC137823706 gene encoding U-box domain-containing protein 33 isoform X3 has product MVCLSHNNEFVAFLSMAVVSPVPATSQRMGSVRSPSDASGEILEEPNPGVVDQPIYVAVTKEVKESKLNLIWAIQHSGGKRICILYVHVRATMIPLLGGKFPANALREEQVQAYWEEEKQGMHRTLDEYLQICRRMGVQEEKLHIEMDSIEKGIVELVSQHDIRKLVMGAASDKYYNRKMMDLRSKKAIYVCKQAPASCHIQFICKGHLIHTRDQSLNEGNVEVASPLVQQVPNSVRTFRSQSVTLGQDRRANLTNHALEFLRRVRSVSDGHGASFPAVSSPEETEGFSTPRDRMGTEVSSDESDRLSRMSPSGLSMCSDSAVELATPRLITERSENALELTLSQLVIEDLHHSSPPSTVQDSGIDDTIYDQLQQAMAEAEDASLTAYKETVRRRNAEKEAIEAIRKAKASESLYREELNLRKLAEEELRKEKEDLENAKSLRDKVREELHLALDQKASLESQIASSELIIKELEQKIVSAVDLLQSYKNEREELQIQRDNALREAEDLRKKQGEASSSHVPQFFSEFSFSEIKEATNNFNPSLKIGQGGYGSIFKGVLSYTEVAIKMLHSDSMQGPLEFQQEVDVLSKLRHPNLITLIGACPDAWALVYEYLPNGSLEDRLACKDNTPPLSWQTRIRVATELCSALIFLHSSKPHSIVHGDLKPSNILLDANLISKLSDFGICRILSNYESSSRNSTQFWKTDPKGTFVYMDPAFLASGELTPKSDVYSFGIILLRLLTGRPALGITKEVKYALDTGKLKSLLDPLAGDWPFVQAEQLARLALRCCDMNRKSRPDLYSDVWRILDAMRVSSGGTNSFGLSSEGLSQHPSYFICPIFQEVMRDPHVAADGFTYEAEAIRGWLDGGNDNSPMTNSKLAHHNLVPNRALRSAIQDWLQNH; this is encoded by the exons ATGGTTTGCCTTTCCCACAACAATGAGTTTGT TGCATTTCTTAGCATGGCGGTGGTGAGTCCCGTGCCTGCAACATCACAAAGGATGGGTTCTGTGAGGTCACCTTCTGATGCTAGTGGGGAAATTTTGGAGGAGCCTAATCCAGGTGTGGTTGATCAGCCAATCTATGTTGCTGTGACAAAAGAAGTGAAGGAGAGCAAATTAAATCTGATATGGGCAATACAACACTCTGGAGGAAAGAGGATTTGCATTCTTTATGTTCATGTTCGTGCAACAATGATCCCCCTAC TGGGAGGTAAATTCCCCGCAAATGCACTAAGAGAGGAGCAGGTTCAAGCATACTGGGAAGAGGAAAAGCAAGGCATGCATAGGACTCTAGACGAATATCTTCAAATCTGTCGACGGATGGGG gtgcaagaagaaaaactGCACATTGAAATGGATAGCATTGAAAAAGGAATTGTAGAACTTGTCTCTCAGCATGACATCCGAAAGCTTGTAATGGGAGCAGCATCAGATAAGTACTATAATAG GAAAATGATGGACCTTAGGTCTAAGAAAGCCATCTATGTGTGTAAACAAGCTCCAGCTTCTTGTCACATACAGTTTATCTGCAAAGGGCACCTTATACACACAAG GGATCAGAGTTTGAATGAAGGTAATGTAGAGGTTGCATCTCCTTTGGTGCAGCAAGTGCCAAACTCTGTGAGAACTTTCAGATCACAGTCTGTTACACTGGGGCAAGATCGCCGAGCAAATCTAACCAATCATGCACTAGAATTTTTACGCAGAGTAAGGTCTGTCAGTGATGGACATGGAGCAAGCTTTCCGGCTGTTTCTTCTCCAGAAGAAACTGAAGGGTTTTCAACTCCACGTGACAGGATGGGTACAGAAGTAAGTTCTGATGAATCAGATAGGCTGTCAAGGATGAGTCCTTCTGGCTTGTCAATGTGCTCTGATAGTGCAGTTGAGCTAGCTACCCCAAGATTGATTACTGAAAGGAGTGAGAATGCATTAGAGTTGACTTTGAGTCAGCTGGTCATAGAGGATCTTCATCATTCATCTCCTCCTAGTACAGTG CAGGACAGTGGAATAGATGATACTATCTATGACCAGCTTCAACAGGCTATGGCTGAGGCTGAGGATGCTTCGCTAACTGCGTATAAAGAAACTGTAAGGCGTAGGAATGCTGAAAAAGAAGCCATTGAAGCTATACGCAAG GCTAAAGCTTCTGAAAGCTTATATAGAGAGGAGTTGAACCTGAGGAAATTGGCAGAGGAAGAACTtaggaaagaaaaagaagatctTGAGAATGCAAAGAGCCTGAGAGACAAAGTTAGGGAAGAACTCCACCTCGCCCTTGATCAGAAGGCGTCTCTGGAGAGTCAGATTGCATCATCTGAACTTATTATAAAGGAGCTGGAGCAGAAGATTGTATCTGCTGTGGATCTGTTACAGAGCTACAAGAATGAACGAGAGGAATTGCAGATTCAGCGTGATAATGCATTGAGAGAGGCTGAAGATTTGAGAAAAAAGCAAGGAGAGGCCTCAAGCTCCCATGTCCCTCAATTTTTCTCAGAATTCTCTTTTTCAGAGATTAAAGAAGCAACAAATAACTTCAATCCATCCTTAAAAATTGGACAAGGTGGATATGGAAGTATATTTAAAGGTGTCTTGAGTTACACTGAGGTGGCTATAAAAATGTTGCACTCTGACAGCATGCAAGGACCCTTGGAGTTTCAACAGGAG GTTGATGTGTTGAGCAAGCTAAGGCATCCCAATCTTATCACACTCATTGGAGCCTGCCCAGATGCATGGGCTCTTGTCTATGAGTATTTACCCAATGGAAGCCTTGAAGATCGCCTTGCCTGCAAGGATAATACCCCTCCATTATCATGGCAAACTCGAATTCGCGTTGCCACTGAACTATGCTCTGCCCTCATCTTTCTCCATTCCAGTAAACCTCACAGCATAGTGCATGGTGACTTGAAACCCTCCAACATTCTGCTTGATGCAAACCTTATTAGCAAGCTTAGTGACTTTGGAATATGTCGTATATTATCAAACTATGAAAGTTCCAGTAGAAATTCTACACAGTTTTGGAAAACTGACCCAAAAGGAACATTTGTCTACATGGATCCTGCATTTCTTGCCTCAGGGGAACTTACTCCGAAGTCAGATGTTTATTCGTTTGGAATCATATTGTTGAGATTGTTGACTGGGAGACCAGCCTTGGGAATAACAAAGGAAGTGAAATATGCATTAGACACTGGAAAGTTGAAATCCCTATTGGATCCTTTGGCTGGAGACTGGCCATTTGTGCAGGCTGAACAATTGGCTCGCCTGGCTTTGAGATGTTGCGATATGAACCGAAAGAGCCGGCCAGATCTTTATTCTGATGTCTGGAGGATACTTGATGCAATGAGGGTTTCTTCTGGAGGCACAAACTCCTTTGGACTAAGTTCTGAAGGACTTTCACAACATCCATCATATTTTATTTGCCCAATCTTCCAG GAAGTCATGCGAGATCCACATGTAGCTGCAGATGGTTTTACTTATGAAGCTGAGGCTATACGAGGATGGCTTGATGGTGGTAATGACAACTCACCAATGACTAATAGTAAGCTTGCACATCACAATCTTGTTCCCAATCGCGCTCTTCGCTCTGCAATCCAGGATTGGCTTCAAAACCACTGA